The nucleotide sequence TCATGAGGGTTTAACACGAAAATAGATTTTGGGGACGGATTCACCAAAGTCCCATAAAACAAAAAATCCCTTGACTTTAATCCCGGATCCTCTTACTGTTCTTGAAAATTTGATTAAATTTTGGATTAAATATTTCGGGCCGGCACGGGCCGATAGGCATTAAGAGGATCATGAAATCAAAAAACGACGAGGCCTACAAGGCTATCAAGAATCTCATTTTCACCAGCCAGCTTTTTCCGGGACAGAAGATCATCTACCGGGACCTGGAAGAAAAACTGAAGATGAGCAAGACCCCGATTATCAATGCCCTGATGATGCTGGAACGGGATGACCTGGTGGTTTCCAAAAAGAACCGGGGGTTTTATATCCGGGTGGTCAATCGCGAGGAAGCGGAGAAGATTTACGACCTGCGCCAGACCTTGGAAGCCATATCCATAGAAAAGGCCATCAAAAATTACACCAAACAGGATTTGGCGGTTCTCAAAAGATGGATCGATGAGTACGAAAAATACGATGCCAAGGTCTACGATCAGAAACGCTGGACACTCGATTCGGCCATCCATCTGCAGATTTGCGCCATGGGCAAGAACCCCTTCTTTGTCCGGATGATGGAACAGTTTTATGAGAACATCTATTTCATGTTAAAGGTCATGTTTCTGCAACCGGCCGTGGAAAAATTCAAGAAGGATCATCAGGGGATTTTCAAGGCCATTCAAAGCCGCGACACCGGGAAGGCCAAGAGCCTGATCCGGGAACACTTCGAGGTTTCCCGTAGTCTTCTTATTGATAAGAATTTTTTTGGCTGGAAAGAAAACAAGAAGAAA is from Deltaproteobacteria bacterium and encodes:
- a CDS encoding GntR family transcriptional regulator, which codes for MKSKNDEAYKAIKNLIFTSQLFPGQKIIYRDLEEKLKMSKTPIINALMMLERDDLVVSKKNRGFYIRVVNREEAEKIYDLRQTLEAISIEKAIKNYTKQDLAVLKRWIDEYEKYDAKVYDQKRWTLDSAIHLQICAMGKNPFFVRMMEQFYENIYFMLKVMFLQPAVEKFKKDHQGIFKAIQSRDTGKAKSLIREHFEVSRSLLIDKNFFGWKENKKK